ATCGGCATGAAGTCCTGGATCTCGGCCACACCGTCATTCGCGAAGAAGCGGGTGATGAGCACATTGGTGTCGGGAAAGTAGAACTGCTTCGTGCGGGCCGGCACGTCCGGCGCGAGCTCGAAGCTCCCTCCCTTCTCGGCGTCGAGGATCGAGGCGAACACACTGGGAGCGTCGAATCGGGAGCAGCAGTACCAGTCGATCGTGCCGTTCGTCCCCACGAGAGCAGCACTGCGCAGGTCTCCGATGAGCCCGTGTTCCGAGACGGGCAGATACCTGGCAGACACGGTGAAGCCCTCCCCTGCCGGAGGAAAGTACCGTTATAGCTCATTTCATACTAGAACGTGAGACGCACCCCACTCACCGGAACCGGCCCCGCTCAGGTCCGGCGCCCCGTGTGGCGGCCTGCCATTCCGGGACGAAGTCGGTCAGACCGTGGCCGAACAGGCCGACCATCCATCAGCGACGCTTCGTACCGATGTCGATACGCAAAGCCACCGCGCCCGACACGCCTGCGCCGCCGCGACCCAGCACTCGATTACCACTCGAACGCGCTCAAGGCCCCCTTTGTCCCGATCAAGGGAAAAGTGGCCGTGTTTCGCGCTGAAGGTCTTACGCAGTCACCCGATGACCGCTAGCTTCATTGTTGCGGCCATGTCATGACCTGCCGACAGCCGCACATCGGCGCGACGGCGCGCGCCAGTACTCCCAGCACATGCCGTCTGACGGGCATGCATGCCTGAACCCCTCACAGCTTCGGGAGACACCTGTGCGCACGAAACGACCGTTAGGAAGCAGAACCCCAGGCCGGCGGCGCACCCACCTGCCATCGGCGGCCCGTTCCACGCTCCTTCTCCGCCTCGGCGGCACCCACAGCCGGCCCAGCGACCGCCTTTGGCCGACGGCGTCGGCGGACACTCCCACGTCGTGCATCCCCCATCGCGGCACAGCATGCCGGGACGTCGAGGTCTGACGGACGGGAACTCCGGGCCCCGTCCCGCGCCCAATCTCCGCGATGCGAGCTTCGCCGGGGCAACTCGCCCGTCATCTCGTTCGGCATGCCCGGGCGCGGCGCCCCGGCATGCCCGCTGAACCCCGCACTCCCCCCCGTGCGCGGTGCGACGGGACTGGTGTCCGGCACGCCGTCAGACGGCACCTCCCGCCTCGCGCTCCGCGCAACTCCGCAGTCCGTCCCCTCTCAATGAAGGAGATGACGCCGTCTTGCACAGAAAACTGATCGGTACCCTGGCCCTGATCGCGGCGGCAGCGCTGAGTGCCACGCCGTACGCCGCGGCAGCGCCCGAGAGACCGTCCCCGCCGTCGGCGCCCACCGCTCAGGCGGCTCAGGCCGCCGCCGACCCCCACTACGAGGTCCTGGTCTTCTCCAAGACGGCCGGGTTCCGCCACTCTTCGATCGACGACGGGCTGGCGGCCCTGCGCGAACTGGGAACGGCCAACAACTTCACCGTCGACGCCACCGAGGACGCGGGAGCCTTCACGGCCGCCGGACTGGCCCCCTACGAGGCGGTGGTCTTCCTCTCGACCACGGGTGACGTGCTGAACGACGCCCAGCAGACGGCCTTCGAGCAGTACATCAACAACGGCGGTGGCTACGTCGGCGTGCACGCGGCGGCGGACACCGAGTACGACTGGCCCTTCTACGAGGGTCTGGCGGGTGCCCTCTTCCAGTCCCATCCCGCCGTCCAGTCCGCCACGGTCCAGGTCGAGGACCGGGCCCACGACGCCACCGCCCATCTCGACCGGGCCTGGCAGCGCACCGACGAGTGGTACGACTACCGCTCCAACCCGCGTGCCTCCGCCCGCGTCCTGGCCTCGCTGGACGAGTCGAGCTACTCCGGCGGTTCCATGTCGGGCGACCATCCGATCGCCTGGTGCAAGGACTACCAAGGCGGCCGTGCCTTCTACACCGGTGGCGGCCACACCGACGAGTCCTACGGACAGGCCGAGTTCCGCCGCCACCTGCTGGGCGGTGTCCGGTGGGCGGCCGGCATGACCGAGTCGGACTGCCGTCCGGAGACCGGATACACCGGCCTCTTCGACGGCTCCGGCACCAGCGGCTGGAGCCAGGCGGGTCCCGGCGGCTTCACGCTCGCCGATGACTCCCTGACGTCGTACGGCGGGCTCGGCATGATGTGGTACAACGCCAGGGAGTTCACCGGCGACTACTCCGTGAAGCTGGACTGGAGGATGGACGACGACTCCAACTCCGGTGTCTTCCTCGGCTTCCCCGCCTCCGACGACCCCTGGTCCGCGGTGAACAACGGCTACGAGATCCAGATCGACGCCACCGACTCCCCGGACCGCACCACGGGCTCCGTGTACGGGTTCCAGGCGGCGGACATCGCCGCGCGGGACGCCGCACTCAACCCACCCGGAGAGTGGAACACCTACGAACTCCGCGTCACCGGCGAACGGCTGGAGATCTTCCTCAACGGCCGCAAGATCAACGACTTCACCAACACCGACCCCGCCCGCAGCCTCCGCCAGGGTCACATCGGCATCCAGAACCACGGTGACGGTGACGCGGTGTCGTTCCGCAACATCCGGGCCAAGGTACTGAACGCCGGTCCGTCCGCGGGCGAGGTGAAGGGCGTGCACGGCAAGTGCCTGGACGTCGACAACTCGCAGACCGCCGACGGCACGAAGGTCCAGTTGTGGACGTGCAACGGCACGGCCGCGCAGAAGTGGACGGTGCAGGGAGACGGCACGGTGAAGGCACTGGGCAAGTGCCTCGACGTCTCCGGCGGTGGCAGCGCGGACGGGACTCGCATCCAGCTCTGGACCTGCAACGGCACGGGCGCGCAGTCCTGGCAGCCGCAGGCCGACGGCACGATACGCAACCCACAGTCCGGCAAGTGCCTCGACGCCTCCGGCGGAACCTGGAACGACGGAACCCCGGTCCACCTGTGGACCTGCCACACCGGCGCCAACCAGAAGTGGACCCTGCCGTGACCTCGAGGTTCACCGTCCGACGTTGAACGCGGCGACCTGCACTTGATCGGCGCTTGGTAGACCGGCGGACGTGAAGACGGCCTTCGTCTGATCCTGTGCTCTCACCACGGAGTGGATCAGCGCGAAGGCCGTCGTCGTGCTGCGGCGCGGTGAGGTCGGCTCGGAGGCGAATGCCAAGCGCGGGAGCGCACCGGACATCCCTTGCGGAAGCGTGGGCGACGCGGAAACCGCAGCGATACCCCCGGTCGCGGCCTACCTCTGAGCATCCCGTTCCGGGCCCGGCACGCGGATGATCGTCTTTCCGGGAGTCCGCTTGTCCGGCGCGAAGGCCGAGGCAGCCTCGGCGAGCGGCCGGACGGCCCCGACGATCGGCTTGAGGCGCCCGTCGCGCAGGCGCTGGGCCAGGTCGGCCAGCCGGGCCCGGTCGGGTTCGACGACGAAGAAGACGGCGCGTCCGTCGCGGGGGTGGACGGTGGGCGGCTCGGCGATGGTCACCAGCGTGCCGCCGGGACGGACCAGCGCGGTGGAACGTTCGAGGATCTCACCGCCGATCACGTCGAAGACCACGTCAACCTCCCCGATGTCCTCCAGCTTCTCCGCCTGAAGGTCGACGAACGCGTTGGCGCCCAGGCCGAGGGCGGTGTCGCGGTCACCGGACCGGCCGGTACCGATCACTCGGGCGCCGGCCTCGCGGGCCAACTGCACGGCGATGGAGCCGACGCCGCCCGCGGCACCGTGGATGAGCACGGTCTGGCCGGTGATCAGGTGGGCGTGGTCGAACAGGGCCTGGTAGGAGGTGAGTCCGGAGATCGGCAGCGCCGCGGCCGTGATGTGGTCGACATCGGCCGGGAGCGGGGCGAGGTTACGGGCCTCGACCGCCGTGTACTCGGCCAGTGTGCCGTTGCGGGTCCAGTCGGTCAGACCGAGGACTCGCTGCCCGACCGTCAGGCCGGTGGTGCCGTAACCGAGTTCGGTGACCACGCCGGACAGCTCGTGGCCGGGCACGCTCGGGGTCCGGTCACGGCCGGCCCGGTCGGTCCAGGTACCGGGCCAGTCCAGCTCGCCCGGGGTGAATCCGGCGGCGTGGACCTCCACGATCACGTCGTTCTCGGCAGCATGCGGATGGGGCAGCTCGGAGCGGGTCAGGCCGCTGACACCGGCATTGCGGTCCTGGACGGTGATGGCTTGCATGAGGGGTTCCACCTCTGAGTGGGAGAGGTTCAGGAAGCGGGCATCGCGTCTCGTGGACGCGGGCGTCCCAGCCTACGATCGAGGAGGCCCAGACCTCTGGGCCAATCGCACTCAGTGCTAGTGGGCCATTGACATCCATGGTCCGCAGATCCGCAGATCCGCAGATCCGCAGGTCCGCAGGTCCGCAGGTCCGCAGGTCCGCGCGAAGACGCGCTGGGAATCAGTGCTGCGCAGGGGCTCTTCCGTGTCACCCGGAAGACGGGCTCGTGGCTGAGGAAGGCTGCTGTGGCACGTGATCCGATCGGGCTCGCCGGTGTACTGCCCATGAGGGTCCGGGGGTGTGTGGTTGCACATGCCGTAGCGGCATGTGGTGTCGTCGAGGGCACCAGAGCACGAAAGGCCCTGTCTGCGATGTATCCCTCCGCCATGCCTCCCCGCGAGGTCAAGATCGGCGATGCCGCCGCCTTCGCCGGAACCACTCCGCGCGCCATTCGTCACTACCACCAGATCGGTCTGCTGCCGGAGCCCGGACGAGGCGGAGACGGACGCCGCCGCTATGGCTACGACGACATGATCCGCCTGCTGTGGATCCGCAAGATGTCCGAGGCCGGCATCAGCCTGGATGACATGCGGGCCGCCTTCGACGAAGCCAGGGACGTCGAGGATGTCCTGGGACGGCTGGAGGAGACCCTGGCCGCCCAGGAGGCCGCCATCAAGCGTCAGCGCGCCGCAGTCCAGCGCCTGCGGGCCGTGGGCAGCCCACTGGGCCTGCTCTCGCCGCTGGTCACGGACCGGCTCAGCCACCTGCCTCCTGGCGCACTGCGCCCCTCCGACCTGGACGCCCTGCTGGTCACGGAACGGATCTTCGGACCGCTGGGAGCCGCGATTCAGGCCGGCGTGTTCATCATCCTGGCGACCCATCCCGGCCTACGGGCCGAGGCAGACCGCCTCGACGCGGCCGACGCAGCCCTCGATGACACCGTCGACCCACACGACCCGCAGGTCGAGGAACTCGCCGCGCGGCACTGCGCCCACCACAAGGCCCTGCTCCAGGCCATTGATGCGGCCGGACTGGAGGTGGCCGAGGAGAAGCTCTTCGAGATCTACGACGCCGAGGTGAGCGGTGCGGAGGACGCCCGGATGAGTGCCTTCGAAGCGGTAACCAAGATGCCCTATGGCTTCTCCGCGGCCCGGACGCGGTGCATGGAACTCACGGCACGACTCCTCGACGGGGACCTCGCCGCGGGCAGCTGACCGCTGGACTGTGGCCGTGCGTGAGGATCCCGGATGGGCCACCGACACGAAGCCGACGTCTCGGCGTCGCGCCACGGCCCGCACACAGGTGGTGCGGGTCAATGTGGGCGTCGGCCCCCGGGCATGCCACGCGCCGGCCGCACCCCGGCGTCACCGGCGTGGTGCCACGAGGGAATCGGTCCCCGGTCCGTCAAGCTCCTCCAGAGCCACCCGTCGCCCGCAGACAGCCAGCAGCAGCGAAAGCGCAGGCCCCCTGACTTCCGGACCGTCTCCGATGGACAGGTCGGCGTCTACCGCTGTGAGCCGGATACTGGCTGTCAGCTCCTTGGCTCCGCCGAACGACGCGGGAGTGCGAGCCTGCAGGCGCAGCGAACGGACGACAGCCTCCGGCGGATAGGAGCGGGTGATGCCCAGCGGCCTGCGGATGTCCTCACCGTGGACGACCTGCTCGACGAGCCGGCTGTCCAGCGGCGCAGGGGGCGTCGACCTACGCGACGCGACCTGCCGAAGCCGCTGCAACGTCTCCTGCGGTGAGGCGCCCCGCTCCCGCTCCACGCCGCGTGCGTTCTGGCGGTCGAAGTCGAACCGCTCACGGACGAGACCGACCACAAACCCAAGACGTGTCGTCCGGGCCGTGTCGATCAGGTGTGCGACCACGTCATGCACGGTCCACCCCTCACAGAGCGATGGCTGTCCCCACCGCTCCTCTTCAAGGTGCGCGAGGTCGTCGATCAGCGCAACACGCTCCGTATGCACCATCGGCCAGACATCGTTGCGCATGAGTTCATCCTTCACTCGACCCCGGCATTCGTCTGGTGAGACTCCCGGCACCGCGAGAACTCATCGCCCGGTCAGACGGCGGTCAGGCGGATCGGGATTTCCCCGCGGTCTTGACCACCATGTTCAGGAGGTGGACCTCAGCGACGGTGCCTGCCACGTCACCCCCGGCGGCTGGAGCAGGGGCGAGGGCTCGGGTCCAGGGTCGTCGGAGTCGACGACTCCGGCAGCCGTGTAATCGAAGTCGGCCGGCCAGCGGGTGTGCTCACTGGCCAGGGCGCCGGTCAGGCGTGCCTCGGCGAGGTTGGCGGTGCTCAAGTCGGTGCCGCGCAAGTCAGCCATGCGGAGGTCGGCGCGGTGGAAGACCGCACCGTGCGCGGTGGCCTTGCGCAAGTTCGCCTCGCGCAGGTCGGTCTCGGTGAAGTCGGCGTCGCACAAGTCGGTTTCGACCAGCTTCGCGGCCCGCAGGTCGGCCAGGACGCAGCGAGCCCGGCGGAGAACCCCCGTGGTGAGGTCGGCGTGCCGCAGGTTGACCGAGACCAGGGACGCCTGTGTCAGATTGACGCGGTACAGACTCGCCGCCTCCATGCAGGCGCGGTCGAAGTTGACCTCGGGAAACCACAGCCCGTCGCAGTCCGCTCGGCGCAGGTCAGTGACGCTGAGATTGACCCAGGACTGCTCCCGGCGCCGGCAGAGCACGCCGAGCGCGGTCAGCGCCACCTGGGCGTCGGCGGTGCGGATCTCCAACGGTGCGATGTCGTTGATGGGCACGTCCGGCGCCGGTGATTCCGGTCCCGCAGGTGGCCAGGGCAGGTGTGTACGCAGATATGCGGCCTGGATGGAGATGATGGCCTCCCGGTCACGGGTGGACTGCTCCGCGATCCGCCACAGCGCGTGCAACCCGCCGATGCGCACATCCAGCTTGTCGCTGCCGAGCTGGTCGACGGCGCGGCTGAATCGGTCCGTGACGTAGCCTTCCCGGGTGGCACGCAATCCGTCCTGGCTCACCCGCAGTTGCCGCCAGGTGGCGTAGGCGCCGAAAAGCACGATCAGGCCACCGACCACTTGCAGAAGCGTCGTGCGGACATCGTTCACCGCCTTCAGCCGGTCCTGCGCGGCGACGCTCGCCCCGGCGAGGTCGTGGTCGACCACCACCCCCGGCAGCACGACGAACAGCACGCCCAGCATGCCCAGACCCGCCCCGGCCAGCAGACCTGCGGCGATACGACGTCTGACCGGCCTGTCGTACCATCCCCGCCGCCCGCGGTCCGGCTCCCCCATCTCCATGGGCATGGGAGCCTAGGCGCCGCT
The Streptomyces sp. NBC_01723 genome window above contains:
- a CDS encoding ThuA domain-containing protein, whose protein sequence is MHRKLIGTLALIAAAALSATPYAAAAPERPSPPSAPTAQAAQAAADPHYEVLVFSKTAGFRHSSIDDGLAALRELGTANNFTVDATEDAGAFTAAGLAPYEAVVFLSTTGDVLNDAQQTAFEQYINNGGGYVGVHAAADTEYDWPFYEGLAGALFQSHPAVQSATVQVEDRAHDATAHLDRAWQRTDEWYDYRSNPRASARVLASLDESSYSGGSMSGDHPIAWCKDYQGGRAFYTGGGHTDESYGQAEFRRHLLGGVRWAAGMTESDCRPETGYTGLFDGSGTSGWSQAGPGGFTLADDSLTSYGGLGMMWYNAREFTGDYSVKLDWRMDDDSNSGVFLGFPASDDPWSAVNNGYEIQIDATDSPDRTTGSVYGFQAADIAARDAALNPPGEWNTYELRVTGERLEIFLNGRKINDFTNTDPARSLRQGHIGIQNHGDGDAVSFRNIRAKVLNAGPSAGEVKGVHGKCLDVDNSQTADGTKVQLWTCNGTAAQKWTVQGDGTVKALGKCLDVSGGGSADGTRIQLWTCNGTGAQSWQPQADGTIRNPQSGKCLDASGGTWNDGTPVHLWTCHTGANQKWTLP
- a CDS encoding NADP-dependent oxidoreductase → MQAITVQDRNAGVSGLTRSELPHPHAAENDVIVEVHAAGFTPGELDWPGTWTDRAGRDRTPSVPGHELSGVVTELGYGTTGLTVGQRVLGLTDWTRNGTLAEYTAVEARNLAPLPADVDHITAAALPISGLTSYQALFDHAHLITGQTVLIHGAAGGVGSIAVQLAREAGARVIGTGRSGDRDTALGLGANAFVDLQAEKLEDIGEVDVVFDVIGGEILERSTALVRPGGTLVTIAEPPTVHPRDGRAVFFVVEPDRARLADLAQRLRDGRLKPIVGAVRPLAEAASAFAPDKRTPGKTIIRVPGPERDAQR
- a CDS encoding MerR family transcriptional regulator, whose translation is MYPSAMPPREVKIGDAAAFAGTTPRAIRHYHQIGLLPEPGRGGDGRRRYGYDDMIRLLWIRKMSEAGISLDDMRAAFDEARDVEDVLGRLEETLAAQEAAIKRQRAAVQRLRAVGSPLGLLSPLVTDRLSHLPPGALRPSDLDALLVTERIFGPLGAAIQAGVFIILATHPGLRAEADRLDAADAALDDTVDPHDPQVEELAARHCAHHKALLQAIDAAGLEVAEEKLFEIYDAEVSGAEDARMSAFEAVTKMPYGFSAARTRCMELTARLLDGDLAAGS
- a CDS encoding maleylpyruvate isomerase family mycothiol-dependent enzyme; protein product: MRNDVWPMVHTERVALIDDLAHLEEERWGQPSLCEGWTVHDVVAHLIDTARTTRLGFVVGLVRERFDFDRQNARGVERERGASPQETLQRLRQVASRRSTPPAPLDSRLVEQVVHGEDIRRPLGITRSYPPEAVVRSLRLQARTPASFGGAKELTASIRLTAVDADLSIGDGPEVRGPALSLLLAVCGRRVALEELDGPGTDSLVAPRR
- a CDS encoding pentapeptide repeat-containing protein, giving the protein MEMGEPDRGRRGWYDRPVRRRIAAGLLAGAGLGMLGVLFVVLPGVVVDHDLAGASVAAQDRLKAVNDVRTTLLQVVGGLIVLFGAYATWRQLRVSQDGLRATREGYVTDRFSRAVDQLGSDKLDVRIGGLHALWRIAEQSTRDREAIISIQAAYLRTHLPWPPAGPESPAPDVPINDIAPLEIRTADAQVALTALGVLCRRREQSWVNLSVTDLRRADCDGLWFPEVNFDRACMEAASLYRVNLTQASLVSVNLRHADLTTGVLRRARCVLADLRAAKLVETDLCDADFTETDLREANLRKATAHGAVFHRADLRMADLRGTDLSTANLAEARLTGALASEHTRWPADFDYTAAGVVDSDDPGPEPSPLLQPPGVTWQAPSLRSTS